The proteins below are encoded in one region of Haloterrigena turkmenica DSM 5511:
- a CDS encoding tyrosine-type recombinase/integrase, whose translation MTTESTAVGDPLEAFLRSKSKGGEGSGNYRRNLERCVEDFLEWLESDSRSGTTFDDIDERTFRRYARDLTARDLAPGTIRTYYAQVSAYIGWCVREGLLEANYAQRNVAKEPLPANDGRRSGDQQAWTDEHRLLITRHVDERAHDAADEKGFGAIQEFRDRALVYVLCYSGVRGGEIFADPKDDRRNGLRWGDVSLDDQKMTVLAKKQDWSDRSLTKQAVNPMRRYKSLLDPASDDWPVFPTFHLPSLYETLRTGLRNEYGWSTDEVESFVDELTGQTDVFDALRERDLSPPSINTDGARRIMRRLCEEADLELEGKHDYLAPHGGRRGAGEVMVRQRGFTAAARLLDNSEEVVRKSYSHIEAKEMAEDAGEAFIEHDS comes from the coding sequence GTGACTACGGAATCGACAGCAGTCGGCGACCCGCTCGAGGCGTTCCTCCGCTCGAAGTCGAAGGGCGGCGAAGGGAGCGGCAACTACCGTCGAAACCTCGAGCGCTGCGTCGAGGACTTCCTCGAGTGGCTCGAGTCGGACTCCCGATCGGGCACGACGTTCGACGATATCGACGAGCGAACGTTCCGCCGGTACGCTCGAGACCTCACCGCTCGCGACCTCGCGCCGGGGACGATCCGGACCTACTACGCGCAGGTGAGCGCCTACATCGGCTGGTGCGTTCGCGAGGGCCTCCTCGAGGCGAACTACGCGCAGCGAAACGTCGCGAAGGAGCCCCTTCCGGCGAACGACGGCCGTCGGTCGGGCGACCAGCAGGCCTGGACCGACGAACACCGACTCCTGATCACGCGACACGTCGACGAACGGGCACACGACGCCGCCGACGAGAAGGGGTTCGGCGCAATTCAGGAGTTCCGCGACCGAGCGCTCGTCTACGTCCTCTGTTACTCCGGCGTCCGTGGCGGAGAAATCTTCGCGGACCCGAAAGACGATCGCCGGAACGGCCTCCGGTGGGGCGACGTCTCGCTCGACGATCAGAAAATGACCGTCCTCGCGAAAAAGCAGGACTGGTCCGATCGATCGCTGACGAAACAGGCAGTAAACCCTATGCGGCGATACAAAAGTTTGCTCGATCCCGCGAGCGACGACTGGCCGGTGTTTCCGACGTTTCACCTCCCCTCGCTTTATGAAACGCTTCGGACCGGGTTACGAAACGAATACGGCTGGTCGACGGACGAAGTCGAGTCGTTCGTCGACGAACTCACCGGACAGACCGACGTGTTCGACGCGCTGCGCGAACGCGACCTCTCGCCGCCCTCCATCAACACCGACGGCGCTCGCCGGATCATGCGCCGACTCTGCGAGGAGGCCGATCTCGAACTCGAGGGGAAGCACGACTATCTCGCCCCGCACGGCGGGCGCCGCGGCGCTGGAGAGGTAATGGTTCGACAACGTGGGTTCACCGCCGCCGCCCGACTGCTGGATAACAGCGAGGAGGTCGTCCGCAAATCGTACTCGCATATTGAGGCCAAAGAGATGGCAGAAGACGCCGGTGAGGCATTTATCGAACACGATAGTTGA
- a CDS encoding amidase, producing the protein MSESPPNVQAPTPEEIRAYAEQHHIELSDAEVADFEAVIAETLAGYERLDELPDYRPRVEYTDRDPGHRPGRDEDPLNAFVTKCEVQGADDGPLAGYEVGLKDNVNVAGVELTLGSKLFEGYVPSTDATIVTRLLDAGATITGKLNMEDMAFSGSGELSATGPVLNPVDSDYIAGGSSSGSAAAVGNGDVDVAIGGDQGGSIRIPAAWSGIVGHKPTHGLVPYTGIAGLGRSFDHAGPMCSTVEDCARVLDVIAGKDGLDPRQGEVPTDDYLEALSDDPSDVTVGVVEEGFGRETSEPGVDETVRDALADFEDAGATVEAVSVPMHVDGLTIWNAIALEETSATVDGECVGHYGNGFYDTQLAEAFGRARRAHADDYITTLKLTLVLGEYLSDEYRGRYYAKAQNLSRKLAAEYDEALEDIDVLAMPTTPQTAHEVDETISRVEAIERALNMLHNTSPFDVTGHPAISVPAGTAGGLPAGLMLIGDRFDDATVLSSARAFEASHE; encoded by the coding sequence ATGTCGGAGTCACCACCGAACGTTCAAGCACCGACGCCGGAGGAGATCCGAGCGTACGCGGAACAGCACCATATCGAGTTGAGCGACGCGGAAGTAGCGGACTTCGAAGCCGTCATCGCCGAGACGCTCGCCGGCTACGAACGGTTGGACGAGCTCCCGGACTATCGACCGCGGGTCGAGTACACTGACCGCGATCCGGGGCACAGACCGGGACGCGACGAGGATCCGCTCAACGCCTTCGTCACGAAATGCGAGGTACAGGGAGCCGACGACGGTCCGCTCGCCGGCTACGAGGTCGGACTGAAGGACAACGTCAACGTGGCCGGCGTCGAGCTGACGCTCGGCTCGAAGCTCTTCGAGGGATACGTCCCGTCGACCGACGCGACGATCGTCACGCGGCTCCTCGACGCCGGCGCGACCATCACCGGAAAGCTGAACATGGAAGACATGGCGTTCTCCGGGAGCGGCGAACTCTCCGCGACCGGGCCGGTGTTGAACCCCGTCGATTCCGACTACATCGCGGGCGGCTCGTCCTCGGGCTCGGCTGCGGCCGTCGGAAACGGGGACGTCGACGTCGCCATCGGCGGCGACCAGGGCGGCTCAATCCGGATCCCGGCCGCCTGGAGCGGAATCGTCGGTCACAAGCCCACTCACGGACTCGTTCCCTACACCGGTATCGCCGGTCTCGGTCGGTCGTTCGACCACGCCGGACCGATGTGTTCCACGGTCGAGGACTGCGCGCGAGTCCTCGACGTGATCGCCGGGAAAGACGGCCTCGATCCGCGTCAGGGCGAGGTCCCGACCGACGACTACCTTGAGGCGCTTTCGGACGATCCGTCGGACGTGACCGTCGGCGTCGTCGAGGAGGGCTTCGGTCGAGAGACGAGCGAACCGGGCGTTGACGAGACCGTCCGCGACGCGCTCGCCGACTTCGAGGACGCCGGCGCGACGGTCGAAGCGGTGTCCGTCCCGATGCACGTAGACGGCCTCACCATCTGGAACGCCATCGCGCTCGAGGAGACGTCCGCGACAGTCGACGGCGAGTGCGTCGGCCACTACGGAAACGGGTTTTACGACACGCAGCTCGCCGAAGCCTTCGGACGGGCGCGACGCGCCCACGCCGACGACTACATCACAACGCTGAAACTCACGCTCGTCCTCGGAGAGTATCTGTCGGATGAGTACCGCGGCCGCTACTACGCGAAAGCGCAGAATCTCAGTCGAAAGCTGGCCGCGGAGTACGACGAGGCGCTCGAGGACATCGACGTGCTCGCGATGCCCACGACCCCACAAACCGCACACGAAGTCGACGAGACGATTTCGCGCGTCGAGGCGATCGAGAGAGCGCTGAACATGTTACACAACACCTCCCCATTCGACGTGACGGGCCATCCGGCGATATCGGTACCCGCTGGAACTGCTGGCGGGCTACCGGCCGGCCTCATGCTAATCGGTGACCGATTCGACGACGCGACGGTGCTCTCGAGTGCTCGCGCGTTCGAGGCGAGCCACGAGTAG
- a CDS encoding MBL fold metallo-hydrolase, translating into MSTFEVTDGVYGIDIGMFDSGVASVYLFDDDEPTLVDAGIAATAETIRDGLKECGVAPSELSNLVCSHVHVDHSGAASDLVDAAPDLDVFIHESTAPHLIDPSGLVESSKRAMGDHFELMGEQGPVPEENVVGVPNEGRTLDIGTNSLELIYAPGHSPDHFAVWNPERELLFAAECLGLYLAEADQWLPPATLPNFDVELIADAVDRLEELEPDRIVFPHFGEWPYDPVEAFETARAELRRYDERILELYEETGSREETKRAVDEELLELAPPYDPAVESFFASLLTDGYLKYHDRV; encoded by the coding sequence ATGTCGACCTTCGAAGTCACCGACGGCGTGTACGGGATCGATATCGGAATGTTCGATTCGGGCGTCGCGTCTGTCTATCTCTTCGACGACGACGAACCGACGCTCGTCGACGCGGGCATCGCAGCCACCGCCGAGACAATCAGGGACGGACTCAAAGAGTGCGGTGTCGCCCCGTCGGAACTTTCGAATCTCGTCTGTTCGCACGTTCACGTCGATCACAGCGGCGCCGCGAGCGATCTCGTCGACGCGGCGCCGGACCTCGACGTCTTCATCCACGAATCGACCGCCCCGCATCTGATCGATCCGAGCGGACTCGTCGAGAGCAGCAAGCGGGCGATGGGCGATCACTTCGAGCTGATGGGCGAACAGGGGCCAGTCCCGGAGGAGAACGTCGTCGGCGTCCCCAACGAGGGACGGACGCTCGATATCGGGACCAATAGCCTCGAGTTGATCTACGCGCCGGGCCACTCGCCCGACCACTTCGCAGTCTGGAACCCCGAGCGGGAGCTCCTGTTCGCCGCCGAGTGTCTCGGGCTCTACCTCGCTGAGGCCGACCAGTGGCTGCCGCCGGCCACCCTCCCCAATTTCGACGTCGAACTGATCGCGGACGCCGTCGACCGACTCGAGGAACTCGAACCTGATCGGATCGTTTTTCCCCACTTCGGCGAGTGGCCGTACGACCCCGTCGAGGCGTTCGAGACGGCGCGGGCCGAACTCCGCCGATACGACGAGCGAATCCTCGAACTGTACGAGGAGACCGGCTCCCGCGAGGAAACGAAGCGCGCCGTCGACGAGGAACTGCTCGAACTCGCACCGCCCTACGACCCGGCCGTCGAGTCGTTCTTCGCGAGCCTGCTCACCGACGGCTATCTGAAGTATCATGATCGCGTCTGA
- a CDS encoding epoxide hydrolase family protein — MTPPNGSIRSFEVDVGRDAIDDLRRRLAETRWPDQSPDSGWEYGTNREYLRDLCRYWREDYDWESFEERFNTFDQYVTTIDGQRIHFYHVRSPESSTLPLLLPHGWPGSVAEFLDVLGPLSDPAAHGGGPEDAFDLVVPSLPGYGFSGPTRERGYDVTAMASAFDDLMDRLGYDSYVVQGGDWGALIAAVLGASYPDRVDAIHTNMLFVTPSRLEDPVAMLDDEERAAYRETSEFYETGFGYHEIQSTRPQSLAYGLTDSPAGLAGWIVEKFRAWSDGDDVDEAIGRDRLLDNVGVYWLTETINSSMRLYYETDIEATVPESVDVPVGHARYPAEIIKTPRSWAEEFYNVVRWSELPEGGHFAAMEVPDLFVDEVRSFFREIR; from the coding sequence ATGACGCCGCCGAACGGCTCGATTCGATCGTTCGAGGTCGACGTCGGGCGAGACGCGATCGACGACCTCCGGCGACGTCTCGCCGAGACGCGCTGGCCGGATCAGTCCCCCGATTCGGGGTGGGAGTACGGAACGAATCGGGAGTATCTCCGGGACCTCTGTCGGTATTGGCGGGAGGACTACGACTGGGAATCCTTCGAGGAGCGGTTCAACACCTTCGACCAGTACGTGACGACGATCGACGGCCAGCGGATTCACTTCTACCACGTCCGCTCGCCCGAATCGTCGACGCTCCCGCTGCTCTTACCCCACGGCTGGCCGGGCTCGGTCGCGGAGTTCCTCGACGTGCTGGGGCCGCTCAGCGATCCGGCGGCCCACGGCGGTGGTCCCGAAGACGCGTTCGATCTGGTCGTCCCCTCGCTCCCGGGCTACGGGTTCTCCGGTCCGACGCGAGAGCGGGGTTACGACGTGACGGCGATGGCGTCGGCGTTCGACGATCTGATGGATCGCCTCGGCTACGATAGCTACGTCGTCCAGGGCGGCGACTGGGGGGCGCTCATCGCCGCGGTTCTCGGTGCGAGCTATCCCGATCGCGTCGACGCGATTCACACGAACATGCTGTTCGTGACCCCCTCGCGGCTCGAGGACCCGGTGGCGATGCTCGACGACGAGGAACGGGCCGCCTACCGGGAGACCAGCGAGTTCTACGAGACCGGCTTCGGCTACCACGAGATTCAGTCGACCAGACCGCAGAGCCTCGCCTACGGACTCACCGATTCGCCGGCGGGACTCGCCGGATGGATCGTCGAGAAGTTCCGGGCGTGGAGCGACGGCGACGACGTCGACGAGGCCATCGGTCGCGATCGACTGCTCGATAACGTCGGCGTCTACTGGCTCACCGAGACGATCAATTCCTCGATGCGCCTGTACTACGAGACCGACATCGAAGCGACGGTGCCGGAATCGGTCGACGTGCCGGTGGGACACGCCCGCTATCCCGCGGAAATCATCAAGACGCCCCGCAGCTGGGCCGAGGAATTCTACAACGTCGTCCGCTGGAGCGAGCTGCCCGAAGGCGGGCACTTCGCCGCGATGGAAGTCCCCGATCTTTTCGTCGACGAGGTCCGCTCGTTCTTCCGGGAGATCCGCTGA
- a CDS encoding MaoC/PaaZ C-terminal domain-containing protein yields the protein MAYSYEPHHFEEFEKGQTFHSPGRTITETDVVMHAATTGDWNELHTNREHARERDFGERIVHGPMTFVQAIGMVMRIGILERTAYAFLGMNYMDLPNPVRIGDTVSVEIEVAETKDLESRDDVGLVVFDTEMTTQDDTVVFQGDLKFFVLRTGEASVEP from the coding sequence ATGGCGTACAGCTACGAGCCGCATCACTTCGAGGAGTTCGAAAAGGGCCAGACGTTCCACAGTCCCGGCAGGACCATCACCGAGACAGACGTCGTGATGCACGCTGCGACGACCGGCGACTGGAACGAACTCCACACGAACCGGGAACACGCCCGAGAGCGGGACTTCGGCGAACGGATCGTCCACGGACCGATGACCTTCGTGCAGGCGATCGGGATGGTCATGCGGATCGGCATCCTCGAGCGGACCGCCTACGCGTTCCTCGGGATGAACTACATGGACCTGCCCAATCCCGTCCGCATCGGCGACACCGTCTCGGTCGAGATCGAGGTCGCCGAGACGAAGGACCTCGAGAGCCGCGACGACGTGGGACTCGTCGTCTTCGACACGGAGATGACGACGCAGGACGACACCGTCGTCTTCCAGGGAGACCTGAAGTTCTTCGTGCTCAGAACCGGCGAGGCGTCGGTCGAACCCTGA
- a CDS encoding acyl-CoA dehydrogenase translates to MDFSFTDEQRQIVEMVEEFIDEEVVPIADEIDHTDEFPRELVDELAELGLMGMPFPEEYGGAGLDYHAYPAALEEISRGSGGLGTIVAAHTSLAGNMLYEFGDESQKKEYLTPLAEGRDIGAFALSEAGAGSDVPAMETTAEKAGDEYVVNGGKLWISNGSVADTVTLFAKTDPDAGSKGISSFIVRPEEDDGFIVEGTEEKLGDKGCPTAELRFDDLRIPENRLLGEEGEGFVQALKTLNGGRITIAARSVGIAQAALDEARKYSQDREQFDRPISDFQAIQHKLADMDTKTRAARLLMHDAADRKMRGENFVKEAAQAKLYASEVSREIANEGIQIHGGYGYTKDFAAQRFYRDAKLNEIYEGTSEVLRNTIARELLNA, encoded by the coding sequence ATGGACTTCAGCTTTACCGACGAGCAACGCCAGATCGTCGAGATGGTCGAGGAGTTCATCGACGAAGAAGTCGTGCCAATCGCCGACGAGATCGACCACACCGACGAGTTTCCCCGCGAGCTGGTCGACGAACTCGCGGAACTCGGACTGATGGGGATGCCCTTCCCCGAAGAGTACGGCGGCGCCGGACTCGACTATCACGCCTACCCGGCGGCCCTCGAGGAGATCTCGCGGGGTTCGGGCGGTCTGGGCACGATCGTCGCCGCGCACACCTCGCTGGCGGGGAACATGCTCTACGAGTTCGGTGACGAGTCCCAGAAGAAGGAGTATCTGACGCCGCTGGCCGAGGGCCGCGACATCGGCGCGTTCGCGCTCTCGGAGGCCGGCGCGGGCAGCGACGTGCCGGCGATGGAGACCACGGCGGAGAAAGCGGGCGACGAGTACGTCGTCAACGGCGGCAAGCTCTGGATCTCGAACGGTTCCGTGGCCGACACGGTCACGCTGTTCGCCAAAACGGACCCGGACGCGGGCAGTAAGGGCATCTCGTCGTTTATCGTCCGTCCCGAGGAGGACGACGGCTTCATCGTCGAGGGCACCGAGGAGAAACTCGGCGACAAGGGGTGTCCCACTGCCGAACTCCGGTTCGACGACCTGCGAATTCCCGAGAACCGACTCCTCGGCGAGGAGGGCGAGGGCTTCGTGCAGGCGCTGAAGACGCTCAACGGGGGTCGGATCACCATCGCCGCCCGGTCGGTCGGGATCGCGCAGGCGGCCCTGGACGAGGCGCGGAAGTACAGCCAGGACCGCGAGCAGTTCGATCGACCGATCTCGGACTTCCAGGCGATCCAGCACAAACTGGCCGACATGGACACGAAGACGCGCGCGGCTCGGCTGCTCATGCACGACGCGGCCGACAGGAAGATGCGCGGCGAGAACTTCGTCAAGGAGGCCGCACAGGCCAAGCTCTACGCCAGCGAGGTGAGCCGCGAGATCGCCAACGAGGGCATCCAGATCCACGGCGGCTACGGCTACACCAAGGACTTCGCCGCCCAGCGGTTCTACCGCGACGCCAAGCTCAACGAGATCTACGAGGGCACCAGCGAAGTGCTGCGGAACACGATCGCGCGGGAACTGCTGAACGCCTGA
- the meaB gene encoding methylmalonyl Co-A mutase-associated GTPase MeaB, with protein MSSDHESLLEDLLAGEHRALARVISKIENRSPGYRDLVSELYAHTGEADVIGITGSPGAGKSTLVDKLAETYRERGETVGIIAIDPSSPFTGGAVLGDRIRMGSTVGDMDVFVRSMSARGTLGGLSTATADAVKAMDAFGKDKVIIETVGAGQNEIDIVRTADTVTVLVPPGSGDAVQTLKAGILEIADVFVVNKADRDGADRTVRELRDMIQLGEGGGTGGAGGGGHHSQEVIDAHDDWDPEDDEDGDEDEGWTPPIVETVATKGEGVEAFIDALEDHQRYLVDSGTRAVMTRQRYAEEIRTLLREDVHAMLEDRLAAAGGVDELVEAVRKGETDPYTIAADVLAPVEECVDELELEDSVSEE; from the coding sequence ATGAGTTCGGATCACGAATCGCTGCTCGAGGACCTGCTGGCGGGCGAACACCGCGCGCTGGCGCGGGTCATCTCGAAGATCGAGAACCGCTCGCCGGGATATCGGGATCTTGTCTCGGAGCTGTACGCCCACACCGGCGAGGCCGACGTGATCGGGATCACCGGCTCGCCGGGCGCGGGCAAGTCGACGCTGGTCGACAAGCTCGCCGAGACCTACCGCGAGCGCGGCGAGACGGTCGGGATCATCGCGATCGACCCCTCCTCACCGTTTACGGGCGGCGCGGTGCTGGGCGACCGCATCCGGATGGGATCGACCGTCGGCGACATGGACGTCTTCGTCCGCTCGATGAGCGCTCGCGGGACCCTGGGCGGTCTCTCGACGGCTACCGCGGACGCCGTCAAGGCGATGGACGCCTTCGGTAAGGACAAGGTCATCATCGAGACCGTCGGCGCCGGCCAGAACGAGATCGACATCGTCCGCACCGCCGATACGGTCACCGTCCTCGTTCCGCCGGGGTCGGGCGACGCGGTCCAGACGCTGAAGGCCGGCATCCTCGAGATCGCCGACGTCTTCGTGGTCAACAAGGCCGACCGGGACGGCGCCGACCGGACCGTCCGGGAACTGCGCGATATGATCCAGCTCGGCGAGGGGGGCGGCACGGGCGGCGCCGGCGGTGGCGGCCACCACAGTCAGGAGGTCATCGACGCCCACGACGACTGGGACCCAGAGGACGACGAGGACGGAGACGAGGACGAGGGGTGGACCCCGCCGATCGTCGAGACCGTCGCGACGAAGGGCGAGGGCGTCGAGGCGTTTATCGACGCGCTCGAGGACCACCAGCGGTACCTCGTCGACTCCGGAACGCGGGCTGTGATGACCCGCCAGCGCTACGCCGAGGAGATCCGCACGCTGCTGCGCGAGGACGTCCACGCCATGCTCGAAGACCGGCTCGCGGCCGCCGGCGGCGTCGACGAACTGGTCGAGGCCGTCCGCAAGGGCGAGACCGATCCCTACACCATCGCCGCCGACGTGCTCGCGCCGGTCGAGGAGTGCGTCGACGAGCTCGAACTCGAGGACTCAGTGTCCGAAGAGTAA
- a CDS encoding cobalamin B12-binding domain-containing protein: MSTESEQQTIRCMVAKVGLDGHDRGAHVIARAFRDAGFEVIYSGLHKAPEEIVQAAVQEDVDVLGISILSGAHDTLIPKIMNGLEEYGAKEDTLVLAGGVIPEEDRAELREDGVAEIFGPGTSIEETVEFVRENAPKR, from the coding sequence ATGAGTACCGAGAGCGAGCAGCAAACCATCCGGTGTATGGTCGCGAAGGTAGGACTCGACGGTCACGATCGCGGCGCTCACGTCATCGCGCGGGCGTTTCGCGACGCCGGCTTCGAAGTGATCTACTCCGGATTGCACAAAGCGCCCGAAGAGATCGTTCAGGCGGCGGTCCAGGAGGACGTCGACGTTCTTGGCATCTCCATTCTCTCTGGAGCTCACGACACGCTCATCCCGAAGATCATGAACGGGCTCGAGGAGTACGGCGCGAAGGAGGACACGCTCGTCCTCGCCGGCGGCGTCATCCCCGAGGAGGATCGCGCGGAACTCAGGGAGGACGGCGTCGCCGAGATCTTCGGTCCCGGAACGTCGATCGAGGAGACCGTCGAGTTCGTCCGCGAAAACGCACCGAAACGATGA
- a CDS encoding GNAT family N-acetyltransferase: protein MAIREATVDDIDAIQSVAEESWTRDYPDILSRESIQDGLGEWYSEERIRDSIVWARALMLVAERDDEIVGFAHATWDTNADVGNILRVYVGPDARGDGIGRRLLQETCQTLFEQGVERINAMVLDANELGKAFYDDFGFERTDTEEISIGGDSYRECTYALERESYSTERAETA, encoded by the coding sequence ATGGCAATCCGCGAAGCGACCGTCGACGACATCGACGCGATCCAGAGCGTGGCAGAGGAATCGTGGACGCGGGACTATCCCGACATACTGAGCCGGGAATCCATTCAGGACGGCCTCGGCGAGTGGTACTCGGAAGAGCGAATCAGGGACTCGATCGTCTGGGCGCGGGCACTCATGCTCGTCGCCGAGCGGGACGACGAGATCGTCGGGTTCGCTCACGCGACCTGGGACACTAACGCGGACGTGGGGAACATCCTCCGCGTGTACGTCGGACCGGACGCTCGCGGCGACGGGATCGGGCGACGGTTACTTCAGGAGACCTGTCAGACGCTCTTCGAACAGGGGGTCGAGCGGATCAACGCGATGGTCCTCGACGCGAACGAACTGGGGAAGGCCTTCTACGACGATTTCGGCTTCGAGCGGACCGATACCGAGGAGATATCGATCGGTGGGGACAGCTATCGGGAGTGTACGTACGCCCTCGAGCGCGAGTCGTACTCGACCGAGCGCGCCGAAACGGCGTGA
- a CDS encoding acyl-CoA mutase large subunit family protein → MFDDDELDDIREQRAEWEENTLEPILEAHGERKERFATVSNHEVDRLYTPEDIADLDFDEDLGFPGEPPYTRGPYPTMYRGRTWTMRQFAGFGTAEETNERFHYLIDEGQTGLSTAFDMPSLMGLDSDAPMSEGEVGKEGVAVDTLRDMEILFDGINVGEVSTSFTINPSAAVVYAMYIALADQQGVPRDEIRGTLQNDMLKEFIAQREWVIPPEPSLDIVTDTIEYATEETPKFHPVSISGYHIREAGSTAVQEAAFTLADGFAYVEDCLDRGLEVDEFAPLLSFFFNCHNSIFEEIAKFRASRRIYARVMEEWYDAERDESKRMKFHTQTAGQSLTAQQPLNNIARVTIQALAAVFGGTQSLHTNSFDEALALPSEEAVRVALRTQQIISEESGAADIVDPMGGSFAIEKLTNELEAEIMGYIEEIREMGDGSVRDGVLEGIDQGYFHREIGEASYEYQQRVERGEEVVVGVNEFTIEEDTSPDTLEVDETTRERQLARLEEVKADRDDEAVEATLAALSDAIESDENVMPSIIDAVKAYASMGEIMQVFEDHYGAYQENITPV, encoded by the coding sequence ATGTTCGACGACGACGAGCTCGACGATATCCGCGAGCAGCGCGCGGAGTGGGAGGAGAACACCCTCGAGCCGATTCTCGAGGCCCACGGCGAGCGGAAGGAGCGGTTCGCGACCGTCTCGAACCACGAGGTAGACCGCCTCTACACGCCCGAAGACATCGCGGATCTCGACTTCGACGAGGACCTCGGCTTCCCCGGTGAGCCGCCGTACACCCGCGGGCCGTATCCGACGATGTACCGCGGGCGGACGTGGACGATGCGCCAGTTCGCCGGCTTCGGTACCGCCGAGGAGACCAACGAGCGCTTTCACTACCTGATCGACGAGGGCCAGACCGGACTCTCGACGGCGTTCGACATGCCCTCGCTGATGGGACTGGACTCGGACGCTCCGATGAGCGAGGGCGAGGTCGGCAAGGAGGGCGTCGCGGTCGACACGCTACGGGACATGGAGATCCTCTTCGACGGGATCAACGTCGGCGAGGTCTCCACCTCCTTTACGATCAACCCCTCCGCGGCGGTCGTCTACGCGATGTACATCGCGCTGGCCGACCAGCAGGGCGTCCCGCGCGATGAGATTCGGGGCACCCTCCAGAACGACATGCTCAAGGAGTTCATCGCCCAGCGGGAGTGGGTGATCCCGCCGGAACCCTCGCTGGATATCGTTACCGACACCATCGAATACGCCACTGAGGAGACGCCCAAGTTCCACCCGGTCTCCATCTCGGGGTATCACATCCGCGAGGCCGGTTCGACGGCCGTCCAGGAGGCGGCGTTCACGCTCGCCGACGGCTTCGCCTACGTCGAGGACTGCCTCGACCGAGGCCTCGAGGTCGACGAGTTCGCACCGCTGCTCTCCTTCTTCTTCAACTGTCACAACTCCATCTTCGAGGAGATCGCGAAGTTCCGTGCCTCCCGTCGGATCTACGCCCGCGTGATGGAGGAGTGGTACGACGCCGAGCGCGACGAGTCCAAGCGAATGAAATTCCATACCCAGACGGCGGGCCAGTCGCTGACCGCCCAGCAGCCGCTGAACAACATCGCCCGGGTGACGATCCAGGCACTGGCGGCCGTCTTCGGCGGCACCCAGTCGCTGCACACCAACAGCTTCGACGAGGCGCTGGCGCTTCCGAGCGAGGAGGCCGTCCGCGTCGCGCTCCGGACCCAACAGATCATCTCCGAAGAGTCGGGCGCGGCCGACATCGTCGATCCGATGGGCGGCAGCTTCGCCATCGAGAAACTCACGAACGAACTCGAGGCGGAGATCATGGGCTACATCGAGGAGATCCGCGAGATGGGCGACGGCTCGGTTCGCGACGGCGTCCTCGAGGGGATCGACCAGGGGTACTTCCACCGCGAGATCGGCGAGGCCAGCTACGAGTATCAACAGCGGGTCGAACGCGGCGAGGAGGTCGTCGTCGGCGTCAACGAGTTCACTATCGAGGAAGACACGTCCCCGGACACGCTCGAGGTCGACGAGACGACCCGCGAGCGCCAGCTCGCGCGCCTCGAGGAAGTGAAAGCCGACCGCGACGACGAGGCAGTGGAGGCGACGCTCGCGGCGCTGTCGGACGCGATCGAGAGCGACGAGAACGTGATGCCCTCCATCATCGACGCGGTGAAGGCCTACGCCTCGATGGGCGAGATCATGCAGGTGTTCGAGGACCACTATGGCGCCTACCAAGAGAACATCACGCCCGTCTGA
- a CDS encoding universal stress protein, producing MHTALLPIDESETRAKRAAETVISLPGDPEEKRVVLLNVSEETKQPWLQEFETQRGEGVEEPELPDSTIAAYEPLEAEGIDVETRLERGNIAEEIVAVAEEIDADSIVMSGRRKSPAGKVLFGSVTQSVLLNAERPVTVLMTEE from the coding sequence ATGCACACTGCTCTGTTACCGATCGACGAGAGCGAGACGCGAGCGAAGCGCGCGGCCGAGACGGTGATCTCCCTCCCGGGCGACCCCGAGGAGAAGCGCGTCGTCCTCCTCAACGTCTCCGAGGAGACGAAACAGCCCTGGTTGCAGGAGTTCGAGACACAGCGCGGTGAGGGCGTTGAGGAGCCCGAACTCCCGGACAGCACGATCGCGGCCTACGAACCGCTCGAGGCCGAGGGAATCGACGTAGAGACGCGACTGGAACGCGGCAACATCGCGGAGGAGATCGTCGCGGTCGCCGAGGAGATCGATGCCGACAGTATCGTCATGAGCGGCCGGCGGAAGAGCCCGGCCGGCAAGGTGCTGTTCGGGAGCGTCACGCAGTCCGTCCTGCTCAACGCCGAGCGGCCGGTCACGGTGTTGATGACCGAGGAGTGA